The sequence below is a genomic window from Actinokineospora baliensis.
CGGCGGGCGCTGGGCCCGGTAGTGATCTCGGTGGCGGCGAAGTGGCCGACCAGCGCGCCGCGCAACGACCGGTGCAGCCCGAACAACGACATCAGGTTGACCGTGGCCAGCGCGGGCGCGGGGACGACGTCGAGGTAGTGCAGGTACCCGCTGGACAGGTCAGCTGCCTCGAGCAGGTCGGCGAACAACCGCGAGTGCATCCGCTCCGCGTGCCCCCCGCCGAACTCGTCGAACTCCACGGCCACCACCGCCGCCTTGGCCCGGCCGCGCAACCTCGGGATCACCCACGCGTGCGGATCCGCCTCCTTCAGGTGGTAGATCGACCGGTGGACGAACAACTCCCGGAAGTGCCACCACTGGCCGCGTTCACGCAAGAAATGCGGCACCCCGCTTCCCGGCACCCGCTCCACCAACAGGTCGTCGACCACATCAGCCACCCCGGCGGTCCCGACCTCGTCGCGCAGCGCACCCAGGAACGGGCGCTCCAACTCGGCCCGCAGGCGGAGCAGGTCCGGATCCCACTCCAACTCCTCGTCCACGCCGTCGAACCCCCGGTAGTGCAGCTCGTAGAGCAGGTGCAGGGCCAGGGTCAGATCCTCACCGTGCGGATCGGCGTCACCCACAGGCGGCAACAAGCCTCGACGCCCCCGAAGGACGTCGACGACCGCGGCGGAGAGCTCGCCGCGCGGGGCGGGAAGTGGCATCGGGAGTCCTTTCGAGCGACTCCCCCGCGACTACCCCAATCCGGTGACCCCCACACCCACCGCCTCGTTACCCCGATCCGGTGACCCCCACTCCTGTCACCTCGTCGATCAACCTCCCCCTGCGCAGAGCCGCACGCTGCCGATCCGCACCCGTGCCCGATGCGAGCAGCCGGTCGATCGCCGCGCGGGTGAAGGCCCAGTCACCGGTTTCACGCAAGGCCGGGGCGGTCAACCGCAAGAGGGCGTCGATCTGGGCGCGGGCCGTGGTGGCGACCCCGGCGACGGGGTCGATCGCCGTGCCCAGGCCGTGGCGGGCGGCGCACCACAGGGACGCGGCGCCCAGTTGGGGGTCCAGGCGGGGGCCTTCGCGGCCGTGGGCGAGTTCGTCGAGGGCGACTCGCACCAGGGCTCTGGTCAGGGCGGCTTGCAGGACCGCCTCCCACGGGTGTTGCACGGTGTCGGCCACCCGCACCTCCACCGTCGGCAGGTGCGCGGAGCGGCGGGCCAGCCAGAACGTCATCCGGTTGTCCACGATGACGCCGCAGTCCACCAGTCGGGCGATCTGCTCGTCGTGGTCGGCGCCGGAGGTGAAGTACGGCGGCAGCCCCGCGCCGGGGAAGCGGGCCTGGTCCAGCAGGCGCAGGCTCTCGTGCCGCCGGTCGCGGCCGCCGCGCACGGGGGAGTTGACCGACAGGGCGAGCAGCGTGGGCAGCCACGGCGCCAGGTGGTTGACCACGGCTGCCGCGGTGTCCGGGTCTGCCACGCCGACGTGCACGTGGCAGCCGCAGGCCTGGTAGTCCTCCAGCACGGCGGTGAACCGCTCGTGGATGGCGGTGAACCGGGCCTTGTCCGAGCGCGGCGGCGGCGGGCCGTCGACCACCGGCACCCCGGAGGCCATCGGCAGTACCCCGTGCGCCACCGCCGCCTCCCGCACCGCGCGCCGCGCCCCGGCGATCTCGTCGCCCAGGCAGTCGAGTTCGGTGCACACCCCGGTGGCGGTCTCGACCTGGGTCGGGAAGAACTCCGCCTGCCCGATCCACGGCCCCACCCGCAGGTCGGCCAGCACCGCGGCCGCGGCGGGCACCGGGTACCCGGCGTCCGGGTCGACGAGCAGGAACTCCTCCTCCACCCCCACGGTCAACCCGCTCGCGCGGTCGGTCGCGCCACGGCCGGGAGCGGGCAAGCTGATCACCACGGGTGCCTCCAGCGGGGTCGCGGGTGCCTTCGGCGCGGCTACCCGGATCTCGACATGATCAACCACTGGGGGCCGGGGTGGCGCGGAGTCAGCCCGTTTGGGCGATCCGACCCACCCGGGCGTCCACCGCTCGGACGAGGTCGAGGTACCGGCGCTCGGCCGCGGCGGTGTCGCGTTCGACCACGACGACGCCGAAGCGGCCGATCTCCAGCGCGCCGAGCATGTAGGCGACCGCGCCGGTGCGGGTTCCGGTGCGGTAGTGCAACCTGTCCCGCACAAGGGTGTCCACGACGTCCGAAGGCGACAGTGCGCGGTATTCGCCCCGGTAGAGGCGGTCGGTGGCGAAGTACGCGCGCGGGGCGCCGTCGGGGGTGAGGTAGCGCCCGGTCTCGGGGTCGTAGCCGCCTTCGACCAGGCCGTGCAGGAGGAAGTACGGCGCGGTGCCGCCGCCCATGCGCAGGTTGAGCTCCAGCGCGTGGTGGCGCCACCGCGATCCCGAGCGGACGGAGACGAAGTCGACGCTCGCGATGCCCACGACCGACCGGGACGCCAGGGCCCGCGCGGTGCGCAGGGCCAGTTCCTGGATCTCCAGCCGGTAGTCGGCGCGGGCGGGGAACGCGCACCCCGCGAAGATCTGCCCGTCGAGCACCTGGTCGTGCGTGGTGAGGACACCGACGTCGCCACCGGCGCCCATCACCACCTGCGCCGATGGCGAGGTGACCTCGTCGCCCTCCACCAACCGCTCCACGACCGCGCCCATGGCCTCGACCTGGGTCAGGTAGTTGTCCCACTCGTCCGGCGGGGTGGCGAACTCCGCGCGGCGCGGCAGTTCCCGGCGGATCCACTCCCGCAGACCGGACACCGGTGCGCCGTCGAAGGAGAAGATGACGTTGCCGCCCGCGCCGAAGCTCTCGTTGAGCTTGATGATCGCGCGCGCCATCGTCGGATCCGCGCCCCGCAAGGACTCCAGCGCGCCGACGACGTCATCGAGGTCCCGCAGGCCCTCCGCGCCGTCGGCGACCGGCACCCCAGCGGACCGGAAGAGCCTGCGGGAGCCGGATTTCGTGCCCAACTCCGCCTGATCGGGGTCCGGCGCGTAGAGCGGAACGCCGAGCCGGACGGCCAGGGTGCGCTCGAGACCGGAGCTGGTGAAGGTCACCAAAACCGCGTCCTCGCGGGAAAGCGCGCGCAGCCGGGCCAGGACACCGGGGTGGCGCAGGATCTTCGCGGTCAGCGGGATCGGGTCGCGGCTGCCGCAGTCGAGCATCGTCAAGCGGGACTTGGCGTGCGCGCGCGGCAGCGACGGCACGAGGTCCAGCGCGTACTCGACCACTTCCGGCGCGACCGGCTCGCTGGTCACGTACACCACGCGCGTCCCGGGTTCGCGCAGCAGCTGCAGGGTGAACAGCAGCCGCTCCTCGTAGTGCTCGATGCCGGGGATCTTGACCAGCCCGGCGCTGTCCATGCTCAGGCTGGGCACCACGACCACGGTGCGCGGTGGACCCGTCCCGGCGAACAGGTCGGGGACCCGCCGCTGGGCCCGTCGGAAAGCCGTCCGCTCCAACGTGTCGTCCACCCTCGGCCCCCTTCCCCGCACGGACCCGCCGCCCTCGGCCGCGGGGCCCGCCCGCCCATGGTGGGTGCCTGCCCGACCGGCGAGCAACCTCCGGCGGCCGAACTGTAAACGAGTGGTCTAGAGCACCAACCCCCCGTAGTCGGGAGCGTTCCCAACGGTTTTCCTTTGCCCACAAGGATTTCCCGAGATCTTGACACCGATGTGTAACCCAGGCCACACTG
It includes:
- a CDS encoding YbdK family carboxylate-amine ligase, which codes for MVDHVEIRVAAPKAPATPLEAPVVISLPAPGRGATDRASGLTVGVEEEFLLVDPDAGYPVPAAAAVLADLRVGPWIGQAEFFPTQVETATGVCTELDCLGDEIAGARRAVREAAVAHGVLPMASGVPVVDGPPPPRSDKARFTAIHERFTAVLEDYQACGCHVHVGVADPDTAAAVVNHLAPWLPTLLALSVNSPVRGGRDRRHESLRLLDQARFPGAGLPPYFTSGADHDEQIARLVDCGVIVDNRMTFWLARRSAHLPTVEVRVADTVQHPWEAVLQAALTRALVRVALDELAHGREGPRLDPQLGAASLWCAARHGLGTAIDPVAGVATTARAQIDALLRLTAPALRETGDWAFTRAAIDRLLASGTGADRQRAALRRGRLIDEVTGVGVTGSG
- a CDS encoding iron-containing redox enzyme family protein translates to MPLPAPRGELSAAVVDVLRGRRGLLPPVGDADPHGEDLTLALHLLYELHYRGFDGVDEELEWDPDLLRLRAELERPFLGALRDEVGTAGVADVVDDLLVERVPGSGVPHFLRERGQWWHFRELFVHRSIYHLKEADPHAWVIPRLRGRAKAAVVAVEFDEFGGGHAERMHSRLFADLLEAADLSSGYLHYLDVVPAPALATVNLMSLFGLHRSLRGALVGHFAATEITTGPSARRMVSALRKLSAPEACVRFYSEHIEADAVHEQVLRHEVIGGLLEDEPHLAADVAFGLLAAESLEERLAQCLLAAWEADTPSLRETENVLV